The Flavobacterium faecale genomic sequence AGGTAGCAGAATTTTGTGCGAAGTTAAAGGAACGCCATATTACTAAGGGCACTTTTTTGCTTAAACCAGGGCATCCCGTCAAAGAACAATATTTTGTAATCAAAGGCTGTTTGAAGGCGTACTATATGGATGCCAAAGGGAATAAACATATTTTGCAGTTTGCAGTCGAAAACTGGTGGATTGGAGATTTTGAAGCTTTTTATAAACAAGAGGTTTCTACTATTTATATTGAGGCGATTGAAGAGGCCAAATTATGGGCATTAGACACTGAAAGTTTAGAAGAAGTCTTAGCGCAAGCACCCATTTTTGAGCGCTATTTCAGAATCTTAGTTACCGAAGCTTTTATTTCGCAGCGAAAACGAATCTTATCCAGTCAAGAAAAAAACACCTTAGAACGCTATGTTGATTTTTGTGCATCCTATGCAACCATAGAAAACAGAGTAGCCAACTACGATATAGCTAATTATCTTGGTGTCTCAGCCGAGAATCTCAGCCGAGCTAGACAAAAGTTAAAGAAGTCCTAATTGACTTAGGTCAATTAAATTTGAGTATGCTTGCTCTAATTTTGTAGTACTAATAAATCACAAAATAAAGACAATATGAGCACACAAAATATATTGAAACCATACGAAAGCACAAATCTAACGCTTAACAATAGAGTCGTAATGGCGCCTATGACACGTGGTAGAGCGACAAGCGAAGGTAATGTAGCCACTACCGAACTAGAAGGATTGTATTATGAACAACGCGCTACGGCAGGATTGTTAATCACAGAAGGTTCTCAAGTATCTGCACAAGCAGTAGGTTATGTAAACACACCGGGGATCTACACAGATGCACAGGTAGAAGGTTGGAAAAAAGTAACCAAACGTGTCCATGACAAGGGTGGTAAAATCTTCATTCAATTATGGCATGTAGGACGTATGTCGCATCCTGATTTTCATAACGGAGAATTGCCAGTTTCGGCTTCTGCAATCAATCCAAACGCACAATCGTATACCTACGAAGGTTTCAAAGATACTGTGACGCCAAGAGAATTATCAATCGAAGACATTAAGGCAGTAGTCAAAGATTTTCAAACTGCAGGAGCAAACGCAATGAAAGCTGGTTTTGATGGTGTCGAAATTCACTCTTCAAACGGGTATTTGTTTCAACAATTCTTCAACGGATGTTCTAACACTAGAACAGATGAGTATGGAGGAAGTTATGAAAACAGAGCGCGTTTCTTTTTTGAAGTTTTAGATGCTTTGAAAACAGTTGTACCTCAAGAAAAAATTGGAGCACGTTTCAATCCATCATGTCACGATATGTTTGGAATGGAAGTGGACAAAGATACTATTCCAACTTTTGAATATATCATCAATAAACTAAATGATTATGATTTGGCCTATGTGCATTTATCAGAACCATTTACAGATGTTTCGAAAGTACCTTTTGCAGTAACTGAAATCGCAAAACATTTCCGTCCATTGTACAAAGGAACTTTGATGATTAACGCAGGATTTGATCAAGAAAAAGGAAATAAAGTAATCGAAGAAGGAAATGCTGATTTGGTAGCTTACGGAAAACCATTCATTTCAAACCCAGATCTTGTAGCTCGTTTTGAAACAAATGCAGCTTTAGCAACTTGGGACGAAAGTACCTTTTACACAGGAGGAGCACAAGGATATACTGATTATCCAACAATGGGATAATTTACAAAAATAAGCTACGGCCAAAAGCAATAGTATAACAGCGATGCTAA encodes the following:
- a CDS encoding alkene reductase, giving the protein MSTQNILKPYESTNLTLNNRVVMAPMTRGRATSEGNVATTELEGLYYEQRATAGLLITEGSQVSAQAVGYVNTPGIYTDAQVEGWKKVTKRVHDKGGKIFIQLWHVGRMSHPDFHNGELPVSASAINPNAQSYTYEGFKDTVTPRELSIEDIKAVVKDFQTAGANAMKAGFDGVEIHSSNGYLFQQFFNGCSNTRTDEYGGSYENRARFFFEVLDALKTVVPQEKIGARFNPSCHDMFGMEVDKDTIPTFEYIINKLNDYDLAYVHLSEPFTDVSKVPFAVTEIAKHFRPLYKGTLMINAGFDQEKGNKVIEEGNADLVAYGKPFISNPDLVARFETNAALATWDESTFYTGGAQGYTDYPTMG
- a CDS encoding Crp/Fnr family transcriptional regulator produces the protein MQASITNHVKKHINPTDDEVAEFCAKLKERHITKGTFLLKPGHPVKEQYFVIKGCLKAYYMDAKGNKHILQFAVENWWIGDFEAFYKQEVSTIYIEAIEEAKLWALDTESLEEVLAQAPIFERYFRILVTEAFISQRKRILSSQEKNTLERYVDFCASYATIENRVANYDIANYLGVSAENLSRARQKLKKS